In uncultured Cohaesibacter sp., a genomic segment contains:
- a CDS encoding HPr family phosphocarrier protein has product MTKISVSDRLIIKNKRGLHARASAKFVQLVERFDASVRVSKDGQTVCGNSIMGLMMLAAAPGCAIDIVAEGDEAQAVMDALNALIGDRFGEGE; this is encoded by the coding sequence GTGACCAAAATTTCAGTTTCCGACCGGCTGATCATCAAGAATAAACGTGGTTTGCATGCCCGCGCCTCGGCGAAATTCGTGCAGTTGGTGGAACGCTTCGATGCGTCGGTCCGTGTGTCAAAAGACGGCCAGACGGTTTGTGGCAATTCCATTATGGGCCTGATGATGCTGGCGGCTGCGCCCGGCTGCGCCATTGACATCGTGGCCGAGGGAGATGAGGCGCAGGCCGTTATGGATGCCCTGAATGCCCTGATCGGCGATCGCTTCGGCGAAGGCGAGTAG
- a CDS encoding ABC transporter substrate-binding protein produces the protein MKHLLIASLMISGAVMSAQAADCGKVTIADMNWNSATLLSHIERFILEQAYGCDAELVPADPMPTGAAMVEQGRPDIAPEVWAGSMGDVMDKGVAAGMLVIAGHSLADGGEEGFWVPAYMVEKDASLATIEGIRKKASLFGSADHPGKSVFHGCPAGWSCQISTGNLFEALKLSDAGFEIVEPGSAAGLADSLARAYEGKQPWFGYYWSPTAILGKYRMKKVDFGTGIDETHYRDCIAHKECMDPQATMFPSTAIQAVATSAFAKTHPEIMEFLGRLSLRNDEMNELLAWMEDNRADGKAAANHFLRNYEAVWSRWFSEDEAAKIRNAVAGIE, from the coding sequence ATGAAACATTTATTGATTGCCTCGCTGATGATCTCTGGCGCCGTCATGTCCGCGCAAGCTGCGGACTGCGGCAAGGTCACCATTGCCGATATGAACTGGAACTCGGCCACCTTGCTCAGCCATATCGAGCGCTTCATTCTGGAACAAGCCTATGGTTGCGATGCCGAACTGGTGCCTGCAGACCCGATGCCGACAGGTGCTGCAATGGTCGAGCAGGGTAGGCCGGATATCGCGCCGGAAGTCTGGGCAGGTTCCATGGGAGACGTCATGGACAAGGGCGTTGCTGCCGGGATGCTTGTCATTGCTGGGCATTCTCTGGCCGATGGAGGTGAAGAAGGCTTCTGGGTGCCCGCCTACATGGTTGAAAAGGATGCCTCTCTTGCCACCATCGAGGGCATCAGGAAAAAGGCAAGTTTGTTCGGATCTGCCGACCATCCCGGAAAGAGTGTTTTCCATGGCTGCCCCGCAGGCTGGAGCTGCCAGATAAGCACGGGCAATCTGTTTGAAGCGCTGAAGCTTTCCGATGCCGGCTTCGAGATCGTCGAACCGGGCTCGGCTGCTGGCCTGGCGGATTCCCTTGCAAGGGCCTATGAGGGCAAGCAGCCGTGGTTTGGCTATTATTGGTCACCGACGGCCATTCTTGGCAAATACAGGATGAAAAAGGTCGATTTCGGAACGGGTATTGATGAGACCCACTATCGGGACTGCATCGCTCATAAAGAATGCATGGACCCTCAGGCGACGATGTTCCCTTCCACTGCGATACAGGCTGTCGCCACCAGCGCATTTGCCAAGACCCATCCCGAGATCATGGAATTTCTTGGCAGGCTCTCCTTGCGCAATGACGAAATGAACGAACTGCTTGCCTGGATGGAAGACAATCGGGCCGATGGCAAAGCGGCCGCAAACCACTTTTTGCGCAATTATGAGGCTGTCTGGAGCCGGTGGTTTTCTGAAGATGAAGCCGCAAAAATAAGGAATGCAGTTGCTGGAATAGAGTGA